The following are encoded in a window of Haloarcula halophila genomic DNA:
- the infB gene encoding translation initiation factor IF-2 has translation MSDTDPPETDADTLRTPIVAVLGHVDHGKTSLLDRIRGSAVAAGESGAITQHIGATAVPLSVISEIAGELVDPTDFDLPGLLFIDTPGHHSFSTLRSRGGALADIAILVVDVNDGFQPQTLEAIDILKRTETPFIVAANKIDTVPGWRPNENSPVQQTMESQSERVQSDLNENLYEIIGELSDNGFSADMYWRVQNFQANIGVVPVSAETGEGVPDLLTVMMGLSQRYMKEEMAIDAAGPGVGTVLEVKDTQGFGTTLDAIIYDGTIRADDTIVVGGLQGPIVTDVRALLRPRPLEEIRTEQTFEQVDAVAAADGVKIAAPDLDGAMAGAPIRVIRDRNRSEVIAEVESELAGIEVTTQEEGVVVKADTLGSLEAISSTLEEEEIPIMRAEVGAVAPRDIRVAETANEPTHRAILAFSVEVLDDARDLAEQEEVKLFENDVIYQLIEEYDDHVTAIEEAQQEQILENITRPAKFRVLKDHTFRQSDPAVVGVEVLSGLLRRNVNVVRWEGGDPKRVGRLKTIQDEGEDVDEARTGERMAVSIDGPTVGRQIEEGDDLWVELPEKHAKILEQELREDISVDEREALSMYLEKRREQSPFWGK, from the coding sequence ATGTCTGACACGGACCCCCCAGAGACGGACGCTGACACGCTCAGAACGCCGATCGTGGCTGTCCTCGGCCACGTCGACCACGGGAAGACGAGCCTGCTCGATCGAATCCGCGGCTCCGCTGTCGCCGCCGGCGAGTCCGGCGCGATCACCCAGCACATCGGCGCGACCGCCGTCCCGCTTTCGGTGATCTCGGAGATCGCCGGCGAGCTGGTCGACCCGACGGACTTCGACCTCCCGGGCCTGTTGTTTATCGACACGCCGGGACACCACTCGTTCTCGACGCTTCGCTCGCGGGGCGGTGCGCTCGCGGATATCGCGATCCTCGTCGTCGACGTCAACGACGGGTTCCAGCCCCAGACCCTGGAGGCCATCGATATCCTCAAGCGGACCGAGACTCCCTTCATCGTCGCCGCGAACAAGATCGACACCGTCCCCGGGTGGCGACCGAACGAGAACAGCCCGGTCCAGCAGACGATGGAGAGTCAGTCCGAGCGCGTCCAGTCGGACCTCAACGAGAACCTCTACGAGATCATCGGTGAACTCTCCGACAACGGCTTCTCGGCGGACATGTACTGGCGTGTCCAGAACTTCCAGGCCAACATCGGCGTCGTCCCGGTCTCGGCCGAGACCGGCGAGGGCGTCCCGGACCTGCTGACGGTGATGATGGGCCTCTCCCAGCGGTACATGAAAGAGGAGATGGCCATCGACGCGGCCGGTCCGGGCGTCGGGACGGTCCTCGAAGTCAAGGACACCCAGGGCTTCGGGACGACACTGGACGCCATCATCTACGACGGGACGATCCGGGCCGACGATACGATCGTCGTCGGCGGACTCCAGGGGCCGATCGTCACGGACGTGCGCGCCCTGCTCCGCCCCCGTCCCCTCGAAGAGATCCGGACCGAACAGACGTTCGAGCAGGTCGACGCGGTCGCCGCCGCCGACGGGGTGAAGATCGCCGCGCCGGACCTCGACGGGGCGATGGCTGGCGCACCCATCCGCGTCATCCGGGACCGGAACCGCAGCGAGGTCATCGCGGAGGTCGAATCCGAACTGGCCGGTATCGAGGTGACCACCCAGGAGGAGGGAGTCGTCGTCAAAGCGGACACGCTGGGCTCGCTCGAAGCGATCTCCAGCACACTCGAAGAGGAGGAGATCCCGATCATGCGCGCGGAAGTCGGCGCCGTCGCTCCTCGCGACATCCGCGTCGCGGAGACGGCCAACGAGCCGACACACCGGGCGATCCTGGCGTTCTCCGTCGAGGTGCTCGACGACGCCCGCGATCTCGCCGAACAGGAGGAGGTCAAACTGTTCGAGAACGACGTCATCTACCAGCTCATCGAGGAGTACGACGACCACGTCACCGCTATCGAGGAAGCCCAGCAGGAACAGATCCTCGAAAACATCACCCGACCGGCGAAGTTCCGGGTCCTCAAAGACCACACCTTCCGACAGTCCGATCCCGCTGTCGTCGGCGTGGAGGTGCTCTCCGGACTGTTGCGGCGGAACGTCAACGTCGTCCGCTGGGAGGGCGGCGACCCCAAGCGTGTCGGCCGGCTCAAGACGATCCAGGACGAAGGCGAAGACGTCGACGAGGCACGGACCGGCGAGCGGATGGCTGTCTCCATCGACGGCCCGACCGTCGGCCGCCAGATCGAGGAAGGCGACGACCTCTGGGTGGAACTCCCGGAGAAACACGCGAAGATCCTCGAACAGGAACTACGGGAGGACATCTCGGTCGACGAACGCGAGGCGCTGTCGATGTATCTGGAGAAGCGCCGCGAGCAATCGCCGTTCTGGGGCAAGTAG
- a CDS encoding plastocyanin/azurin family copper-binding protein — MKRTRRRFLAVLAAGVTGSVAGCGGDGRSETPTETATRTSTATPTETATVTETATPTPTDTATATATPTETATATATPATDPDQVVAVAPDGFVFAPETFEVPVGATVQWRWEGDFHNVKPEDGGAPGASEWTGTPGSESKTYRTGYVYDHTFDVPGEYSYYCHPHQSLGMVGSFTVTE; from the coding sequence ATGAAACGGACCAGACGGCGGTTCCTCGCGGTACTGGCTGCCGGTGTCACCGGAAGCGTCGCCGGCTGTGGGGGCGACGGTCGTTCCGAGACCCCGACCGAGACGGCGACCAGGACTTCGACAGCGACACCGACGGAGACGGCGACAGTGACAGAGACGGCGACACCCACGCCAACCGACACCGCGACTGCGACGGCCACGCCGACCGAGACGGCGACGGCCACTGCGACGCCGGCCACCGACCCCGACCAGGTCGTCGCCGTCGCACCGGACGGGTTCGTCTTCGCGCCGGAGACGTTCGAGGTACCAGTCGGCGCGACCGTCCAGTGGCGCTGGGAAGGGGATTTCCACAACGTCAAGCCCGAGGACGGCGGGGCTCCCGGGGCCAGCGAGTGGACCGGGACGCCCGGCAGCGAGAGCAAGACCTACCGGACCGGCTACGTCTACGACCACACCTTCGACGTGCCAGGGGAGTACAGCTACTACTGCCACCCCCACCAGAGCCTCGGGATGGTCGGGTCGTTCACCGTCACCGAGTAG
- a CDS encoding PRC-barrel domain-containing protein, with protein sequence MAEILAENLSGKDVMGTDGAELGSLYNITMDLTSGSLEHLIIDPAETVRDSEFEYSDQGRLLVPVERVKAVKDHMIVQR encoded by the coding sequence ATGGCAGAGATACTCGCGGAGAACCTCTCCGGAAAAGACGTGATGGGTACTGACGGCGCCGAACTCGGCAGCCTCTACAACATCACGATGGATCTGACCTCGGGATCGCTCGAACACCTCATCATCGATCCCGCCGAAACCGTCCGCGACAGCGAGTTCGAGTACAGCGACCAGGGCCGCCTGCTCGTTCCCGTCGAACGAGTCAAGGCCGTGAAAGACCACATGATCGTCCAACGCTAG